One Citrus sinensis cultivar Valencia sweet orange chromosome 5, DVS_A1.0, whole genome shotgun sequence genomic window, AAAAGAATTTGTGCCATTTTTGACTAGCCTCTCTAGAATTAATTCTTGAGTCTACCATTGGTGATGTGGTATCCATTTTTGAGCTTATctacagaaagaaaaaacaagatGAAATCGCTGTGACGGAGCCAAACATGAGTAAACAAACTAAAGATGCACAGGGTTCAAAAGGTATACAAGTAATTAACATAatgagattaattaatttttaatttactgattcaatttcaattttattaactagttttcaaaataataacaacaattatatAACATAGATTCTGTTTTCATGGTGATTAACTCAGATGGTCAAGGGGAGGATGAGTATTATGCTCGTTATTGGCCGTTATACAGAATGATAGAGAAGAATGATTGGCCAGGTGTGGAAGATTTCGTCACCAATCATCCCGATGCCTTGACCGCCAAGATTGTTGAACCGGGTTCAAAGACAATATTTCACACGATTGCGGAGTTATTAGTTGATGATGACTCTGATGAGGCCACTTGCCTTCTCGATAAGCTGGCGACAAAAGTCGATCCACAAACACTAGCACGACAAGATAACCATGGGCACACtgctgtaattttttgtgCAGCAAAAGGAAATCTGAAGGCCTTAAAAGTTCTACTGAAGTATAATCCTGATTTAACAAACATAAGGGACAGCGATGGATATCTTCCGGTTCATAATGCTGCGTATTATGGTCATAAGGATACGTTTCAGTATCTACTAGAGGCGACCAATGGTGTAGACATCTATAGAGGCAACGATGGTGCCATGGTGCTTTTATTTCTCATCGCCGCTAATTTATATGGTCAGTACTTTTTACCTAAAAAGGTTTCAAGCTAGAACATACGATTTACATATAAACCAATTCTCAAGTTATACTGTCCATGTAAAGCTTGTTTagccaaaattttctttttaaacctCAAGGCTAGCCAAACACTAAACCATAATTCATAATTAGTATACGTTTTTGAGGTCTGGTGCCAATGACCGTATGAAATTTCATACGGAGTCTAACATTGAAAAAGTAGACATTGGGCACCTTAGAATTTCCCCCCAATACGTATCTTTGAAATTCCGCgcacataaattttaatcgaGTATCCGTTGAGTTAGTCATTTTGTCGAATACATATTTAATAGTTTAAATATACACACTTAAATATTGTTTGCTGCTTTGATGTAATGTGCTCGCTAAACCAAATTCCTGTTTCTCCTGTTGATTGCTCGGTTATactttagttttattattttcgtttatatatgtatatatatgctGCTCGCATTATACAGAGATCAAATACATCGCCAGCACTCTGACTTTGTTCATGAATCAGATGTAGCTTTAGATTTATTGAAGCTTCATCCAACGATTGGCCGTGACAACATCGATTCTCGGAGAATTGTTCTAAACACCTTGTCTCAAAAGCCTTACGCGTTTGCAAGTGGGAGTCGGCTTGGACGTTTGCGACGCTTAATTTACAATTGTTGGTGTCAACAATCCTGTACGAACACACACACATCTATATAGTGATCTTCCAATGAAGAAGCCctcatttcaataaaataatgaaagcaCTAATTGGAAGATGGCTCTATATATGTGTGTACGTATACACTGTTTATTTATGTGGCCTAACAAAACCAACTTAATAAATTTGCAGGCATTCCTTTGGAAAAGGAACGTGTTCCTTCCATTCAGAGCAACGACGATCAAAATGTGGATGGAGACACAGAAAACTTTACTGTGACATCAAAAATGCACCCAAAAGAATCCACACCTTTCGGATCTACTCAACAAATCACTGCCATATTTGGTCTGTAAAACTCTTATTTGTTgtgacacacacacacacacactaatTCTTCTCGAATTCATGATTCTGAATTGAAAACTATTTGATTTGTTCATGGATATGACAGGTTTAATGTTTCATAAATTGAATAGAATGCTTTGGAATGCCCTCATGCGCCTAGGTAAATCTTAAGAGACTGTTCTATTAAGGTATAGTCGTTCATGGGAATTAATTTATctcctttttttattcactcaagtttaattaattgcagCCCCCAGCATCAAAGTCATACATGATCAAAAGTTAACGCACATGCGAACGGTTGAGATAGTTAGAATTATATGTGAAGGAGTGGTTTGGACTAATTTTCAAAAGAGTGCACAATTGTCGGGGGCAATGTTGTCAGCTGCAATACTGGGGATTCCTGAGGttgttaatgaatttattatggCCTATGATTCTTGTTCTAATTGGTCGAATCAAGATGGACATACCATATTCGATCATGCAGTCTTACATCGTCGTGAAAAAGTGTTTAATCTCATACAGGGCGTAAATTTCACtacatttttattctcttCACGAGACAAATCTGGCAACAACATCCTGCATTTAGCGGGAAGATTGGTACCTTCAAGTGAAGTGGCTGGTGCAGCATTGCAGATGCAACGGGAGTTGCAATGGTTCAAGGTATGATTGCTCATCTAACCATATGATATATAAAGATGAAAGATTCAGGATTCTAgtccattaaaataaataataaataaaaacaatttcagCCCAAAAACAATTAACATAACACTGGCAGAAACAAGCTAATAAGATCGGTGCGagtattttgacttaattatataacagttgaaaattaaagtaaacCGATGATGGTTCATACTTGTTTCTATTAGCGCTCTGTCTCTTTAACACTTTCAGGATTACAAAAACAtggaaatgaaaaaatgattcttcaaaatgataattttttggaAATTCTTCTCCGTATgactttaattattgtttttccattaaatacattgagtttttttcttccaaaagtCTGCCTTGAAAGTAAGTTGCAGTTGTCTTCAAAATATGCCTGAGAATGGGTAAGTCCGAAAATGTCGATAGAAAGGACCCAGGATATTCATCGGCGCGGCATACATGTCATGAAAATGGTGGCTCATTGAGAGAACCCTTTTTTGGGTGAGCCCCATGCGACTGATCGGGGCCGATTTTCGTTTTTGATTGAGCTTGATTGAAAGGCCTTGGATTTATGACTTTTAATTTCCTGCAGGCGGTAGAAAATCTTGTCCATCCATTCTTTCGAGAAGCAACAAATGATCTCAAGAACACTCCTAGAGAGGTTTTTACCAAAGAACATAAGGAATTAGTTAAAGAAGGAGAAAAATGGATGAAGGAAACAGCTTCATCTTGCTCAGTTGTAGCTGCACTCATAATCACTGTAGTGTTTGCCGCAGCTTTCACTGTACCTGGTGGCATTGACGGCAGGGGAGTACCAAATTTCTTATATGAACAATCTTTCATGATTTTTGCTATTTCAGATATGCTTGCACTCTTCTCTTCCATCACTTCAGTTCTTATGTTCTTGGGCATCCTCACTTCACGCTACGCAGAAGAAGATTTTCTTGTGTCGTTACCAAGGAAGTTAATTATTGGCCTCATCACCTTGTTCTTTTCTATTGCAAGCATGATGGTGGCCTTTGGTGCAACCGTGCACATATCTCTTTCTCATAAATGGAATTTGGTTATCATTCCAATTGCCCTAGTTGGATGTGTCCCTGTCACCTTGTTTGCATTGTTGCAGTTTCCTCTTTTGCTTGATATGTACTCATCCACTTATGGACCCGGCATCATCATAGAAAGCAGTTGGAGAGAATTAACTAGCTGCCACATGGTTGCTAAAGGTAATTACAGAAAGCACAGTTATAAATGCTGATTAAATGGGGTTATTGTCCGAGTGTGTAGTTAAGCCAtttcttgttcatttttcATGATGCTCGTTCTATAATCATTGTCGAATGTTTAGAACTGTGTACGTAAAAGGCCATTGCGAGGCTGGTTTCGATTGAGGAACTGTAAAAGCtactaaattttcttttacccTTATCAGGGAAGTTAATTATACCTCAttaccttttgtctttttaattGCTGGCATGGCGTTAGCCTTTGTTACAAACCATTCACATACCTCTTTCTCATGCTGGTTTTACTAGAGGAAATTGGTATCATTACTGAACCTAAAAATgttcttgtgtttgttttcttataatttctattcttttctttatttttgcttgTTATCTCGATTttttagttgatgatactctAACCCAAATGACTttataaaagatatttttgataaataatcccaaaaaaattataaaaaaaaatttattgataaaaagttatgaaaataataataagaccTCCCTATTTATAGTAAGGTAAACCTACGTCCACAAGTTaacttaaaaggaaaaactaaatcatgattataataaaaataaaagggtaaaaCACATACCATGAATGActttaactaaaaatagaaaatataaaaaaaatttctaaaatgttaaaacaacACCTACATCATTCTCCCActcttaaaagaaaactaGTCCTCGAGTTTATCTCGAGGATGCAATTTGAAGTGGAGCATCCATGCATCTTGGAGCTTGAACTTGCAGCCTTTCTCATCCATCTTTCTTGGAAATCTTTAtgctttatctttttcttgagcTTATGAGAACTCTTCAAGAAGATGAAAACTCTTCAAGAAGATGAAATCCTGTGTGAACTAATCGCTTCCGAGCTCTCAAGTTTTTTCTCAACTCTCGCTCAATGTTTTtgccaattaattttatctttgcaaccaaattttcttcaaaaatgaCCTTTTTGCATTCAACATGGATAGGCATAATCATGCCAATTATTGCTGGCTCTCTTCAACTTGATTTTGCTGTACAAACTTGATTGTACTATTAGGCTCAATGCTCAAATCAAGAGTTAATTGTaccttttctttaaaaatctcaaataaaCCAGCAATCTCATCATCTTCTATTTTGATTGGCGTAAAAAGAGATGGTTCAGAATCATCACAATGAAAAACTGGTTTACCATCAATTGTCTAATATCAAACCATTTTTTGATTTCATCTTGCCCTTGTGGAATCTGTAGTTCTTGTAgtttttcccaacaatctaAAGCATTACTTGTCTACTTAAATGATGCATGAGAGATAACAATTTTCAATGAGATAATTTGACGAAAATAATCCATCTTACAAATCCAGTGAAAATATCATTGGGATTACcatcaaaatatgaaatatctTCAAACTCAAGGGGACAACATGATCCCTGATATTCTATGTTTATCACTTTTTTCCTCAAATTAGTACCAGACTAAGCCAATGCGATTAGGTTAAAATAAGGAAATTTTGTTAAGTAATCCtaaaggaaattataaaagaggagttttttttttttaaatgaagaattgaagttatgaaaataataacaagacctctttaattataataaggTAAACCTACATCCCTAACTTAATAGTAAACCAACTTCCacacttaattttaaaaggaatctaaatcataattataataaaaataaactgcTAAAATACATAGTATGATTTAGcccaattaaaaatagaaaatataacaaaatgcTAAAATGCTAAAATAACATCCTACATCACAATCACTCACCACTGcttattttttatgcttttggACAAAACTAAGACCTTGATCAAAATTGGAAAATACATGGTCTTATCTGATTGCCACtggcttttatttttatgcatctTCTGCAGACGGGAATTCTCGATGCCATAAAAATTTCCAATTGTGGGAGCTGATTGCAGTTATCTCAGGAATTGTCTCTCTTTGGTCTCCACACTCTTCCACATAAGATTGGTAACATCATTTTGTATGACGCACAAATTTTCTATGGCATTATCATCTTTATGTTAATTGTGTGTCACTATGGCAGATTGTTTATGAATGCTTTTCGCCAGCATTATGACTAAATCTTTGTGCCACTTTTCTCCAACATTTGTAACTGGTTCTAGGCTAATAACACTTCTTCGACCGAGTAGCCACCATGACCATAAGTCTAGAAGCTTTCTTGTATGTTTTGAACTTGGATAGCTTTCTTTTCTACAGAAATAAAACCAtctaaagttatttttcttctgacGGCTGTCAGGTGATTTTTGTCGGATGACATCTACAGCGCGGAGCAAATAAAGTTTTCAATTTGTGTTGCAATGTTCGTGTTTAATTTGTCTAGGCGTAATAAGTGATTTTAAATGTTACAAAAATACTATTGTTATATACACTAAAATATAGTATAAGGTATTAACGGGAGAGGCTTTTAGTATATCGTTAAAGCTTGTTATTTAACAACcatatttataaagatttgtcattttaaccgccataattttatagttttataatttttcttttgcagttttgattatttttgttggattGAGATGTATGCTGCATAATTTGTTGAAAAAGTCAAATTGAAACACATGGGTTGCATTCAAATTAGTGGCCAAATTTTTTGACATATAACTGGACGATGGCCGAATTTGTGACATGCATTTGGAGGTGgctgaaatttttgaaaaataatcaaaggaTTGGTGCAATAGTGCGTCCATAttgcctataaatagaggaCATTTCTTCGCTACATAGCAtcttaaataattatagaaataattCAAGTGAGAATTGTTAAGAGCGAGCAATTTGAGAGTGTAAACAATTGAGAGGTTATCCTTTCAAATGTGTGTAAGAGTACTGGGTGTATCTGGATTCTGGGAAGTGAGGTTTATctactcaaatattgtactctaataattattagtaatacaattattttctcttgccCTTGTGAACATAGACATGATTGTTGAGTCATGTTAAATTCTTGTGTATTCCTCATTTCGCGTACAAGAACTAGTATTGTTCACATATATGGTACTGTTCACAAACACGGTGGAGCCGACAGTTCATACTTGGGTGTGTTAAGATCTTGCAGTATGGTTGCTTGGATAAGTGCATGTCTAAGAAAGTTTTGTCAACAAAGCTAGAATTGCCTATGGAGTATGGGTTTTAAATAGGACCGttgtgacccctccagtctttcTTGAAAACTTTCTTGGTGCATTTTTCACGCGTTGGTAGGAATAgttattgagaaaaaattggtaaaatgTGGAGCTTCTAATAgtagaagagaaaaagatctACTGAGACTATTCTAGGAGACATTTTAGCTAAGAGCTTAGACTTGTCACCTCACCAATCAACACATATTATAAGAGGTTCAAAGATCGATGTTAAAAAAGTTCAATGGAAAAATCAACTTCTACATGTGGAAGCGCAAAATTATGGGTgcccttattcaaatcgatcTTGATATCGTTTTGGAAAATAAAGGATACTtgtataaaaaagaaatttgaaatcGTACGAACGAAGGAGCCTGTGATTAGATCAGTTCATTCTTGACCAAAGAGGTGAAATATTTGGTGAAAGATAAAGAGTTTGCGATGACTCTGTGGCATACACTGAAGGAAAAATACATGCTAAAAAGTCCTAAAAATCGCCTTCATGCAATGAGCCAAGTAGGCTTCTGAATGGAGCTTGGGGTGTCAATGCACAAAATgtctcaagatttgaaaaattacttgTTAATTTAAAGAAACTTGATGAAGACATTAAGAATGAAGCCAAAGCTCTGATTCTACTGCACTCACctctataaaaatataaccatttttttattaccttGTTTTATGGTAAAAGTGTGATCATCTTAAAAGATGTTTGCATAGCATTGACCAATTTGGAAATTCAGaataatgaaaacaaaattctaaaaaatcaTCATCTGAGGTTTTATCAGCTAGAAAAGGgcgatgaaaaaaaaaattcactatGGAAAGAATTCTCGGACCAAATTGAGAAGTTGAAATACAGCTCGAAAATGAGTGTACCTTTTATCATGAAAATGGTCATTGGAATAAAGATTGTTCGAAGGCTAAAAAGAGAGATGGGAAGAAACCAGAAGTAGCAAATATGgcacataataataaagacTGTGACTATTCACTAAGTTTTATACTTGCAGCATATATGGCTAGTTTGAATGAGTGCATACTTGACATCGAAGCAACCTATCATTGTGTCCCGTAAGAGAATAGTTTACAAATTTCCATGATTTGGAACCTGGTGCAGTTATGATTAGGAATGATCAACCCTATCGCACGACATGGATATTGACATgactcaaaagtgtattactcctaagtataagagtgtctagttataatataactcaGTAAATTCGAGGTCGAACCACAGGGAATTTAAAATCTAGCTGTCAATTtgttaaacaaagaaaattaattgcaagaaaagaaatcactagaaatcaatttaaaaatatgtgaaGGTTACGAAATCCACTCTCAGTTAttcaaactgtaattttaatactctctcatttttaaattttgtctcacttttaccagttaattattatatcatttagttCTATGTCTGTGGATAAATATGGAATAAATCACCTAATGTGCCACAACTGAAGTAAGgtgtcgacattatgtcaaaataccatacagATCCAAGAGaatctataaattaacatgacataaaaataaccagaaaagaataaaataaacttaaaatctCACTTgagaaagtaataaatttaatagtttaaaacattgagcttCACCCTTCACCTCagtttagtaaaattagccactcattttgaaagaaaataaagcactctttttatttgataaacttttgaaatatgttataagaaaaattgattacacaacaaaagaaggaaaataaacaaTTCCTCAGCTTTGCTCTCTCGTTCTTTCTTCTCGGCTCAGCTCTCTTCACTTTGGCCTTCAGCTCCGTGCATCTCCTAGTTTTTTATAGGCAAGGAATGCatctttctttcattattttaatttattttatttttataatataaatatatgttgaAATGTATGATGGTCAGGTGGCGGTATggcctcctgaccatcacCAACATGATTgccactttctttttttttctttttttcttttttattcaataacaTCTCCTCGATGATGCATTCCAAATTGCTTCAGCAGTTTTTCTTTGTTCccaatttcaattccaattccatcttattcctgaaaaatatttgcaagataaaaattaaaatattgcgaattaatttaacataaaaatatatttggggagtgttaagataatttagaaataatgagcgcattaatcgacacaataaatgaaaaactaataatttta contains:
- the LOC102628573 gene encoding protein ACCELERATED CELL DEATH 6-like, coding for MEEAGRSSNREANDQTNISKKKKQDEIAVTEPNMSKQTKDAQGSKDGQGEDEYYARYWPLYRMIEKNDWPGVEDFVTNHPDALTAKIVEPGSKTIFHTIAELLVDDDSDEATCLLDKLATKVDPQTLARQDNHGHTAVIFCAAKGNLKALKVLLKYNPDLTNIRDSDGYLPVHNAAYYGHKDTFQYLLEATNGVDIYRGNDGAMVLLFLIAANLYDVALDLLKLHPTIGRDNIDSRRIVLNTLSQKPYAFASGSRLGRLRRLIYNCIPLEKERVPSIQSNDDQNVDGDTENFTVTSKMHPKESTPFGSTQQITAIFGLMFHKLNRMLWNALMRLAPSIKVIHDQKLTHMRTVEIVRIICEGVVWTNFQKSAQLSGAMLSAAILGIPEVVNEFIMAYDSCSNWSNQDGHTIFDHAVLHRREKVFNLIQGVNFTTFLFSSRDKSGNNILHLAGRLVPSSEVAGAALQMQRELQWFKAVENLVHPFFREATNDLKNTPREVFTKEHKELVKEGEKWMKETASSCSVVAALIITVVFAAAFTVPGGIDGRGVPNFLYEQSFMIFAISDMLALFSSITSVLMFLGILTSRYAEEDFLVSLPRKLIIGLITLFFSIASMMVAFGATVHISLSHKWNLVIIPIALVGCVPVTLFALLQFPLLLDMYSSTYGPGIIIESSWRELTSCHMVAKGNYRKHSYKC